From one Desulfovibrio sp. X2 genomic stretch:
- a CDS encoding ABC transporter permease — protein sequence MFTDLAFLAQIAVKSSVAVALASLGELLAERSGVLNLGVEGMMLMGALTGFAASLATGSPWLGVAAAMLVGLAMAALYAFFAVGLRANQVLAGLSLTILGMGLSNFLGRSLVGQVGPRFLTYAVPGLAEIPVVGQIFFRQSALAYVAYALVPVVWWLLARTRAGLAVRACGQGAAAADAAGVNVARVRFLCTCAGGLLAGAGGAYLSLAYTPGWANGMTGGQGWIAVAMVIFAAWHPGRAFGGAMLFGLLQALQFWFQATGQELIPAYVLRMLPYLMTIAVLAVVQGSPKLRRRSGAPAELGTPFSRGG from the coding sequence ATGTTCACTGACCTCGCCTTCCTGGCCCAGATCGCGGTCAAGTCCTCGGTCGCCGTGGCCCTGGCCTCGCTCGGCGAGCTCCTGGCCGAGCGCTCCGGCGTCCTGAACCTCGGCGTGGAAGGCATGATGCTCATGGGCGCGCTCACCGGCTTCGCCGCCTCCCTGGCCACGGGCAGCCCCTGGCTCGGCGTGGCCGCGGCCATGCTCGTGGGCCTGGCCATGGCCGCGCTCTACGCCTTCTTCGCCGTGGGGCTGCGCGCCAACCAGGTCCTGGCCGGGCTCTCCCTGACCATCCTCGGCATGGGGCTCTCGAACTTCCTCGGCCGCTCCCTGGTCGGCCAGGTCGGCCCGCGCTTCCTGACCTACGCCGTGCCCGGCCTCGCCGAGATCCCCGTGGTCGGGCAGATATTCTTCCGCCAGAGCGCCCTGGCCTACGTGGCCTACGCGCTCGTGCCCGTGGTCTGGTGGCTGCTCGCGCGCACCCGCGCCGGGCTCGCCGTGCGCGCCTGCGGCCAGGGCGCGGCAGCGGCCGACGCCGCCGGGGTGAACGTGGCCCGCGTGCGCTTTTTGTGCACCTGCGCGGGCGGGCTGCTTGCGGGCGCGGGCGGCGCCTATCTCTCCCTGGCCTACACGCCCGGCTGGGCCAACGGCATGACCGGGGGCCAGGGGTGGATCGCCGTGGCCATGGTCATCTTCGCGGCCTGGCATCCGGGCCGCGCCTTCGGCGGGGCCATGCTCTTCGGCCTGCTGCAGGCCCTGCAGTTCTGGTTCCAGGCCACGGGCCAGGAGCTCATCCCGGCCTACGTCCTGCGCATGCTGCCCTACCTCATGACCATCGCCGTGCTGGCCGTGGTCCAGGGCAGCCCGAAACTGCGCCGTCGCTCGGGCGCCCCCGCCGAGCTCGGCACGCCGTTCAGCAGGGGAGGCTGA
- a CDS encoding ABC transporter permease, with the protein MSLLRIVPRERPLGPLFSLSLALAAALALGWIIFSALGVAPGTAYLAMAQGAFGSMQAVSEILVKATPLMLCGLAVAVAAQMLLWNVGCEGQLVMGGVFAAGTALFWGSGLPAPVLVPLELCMGMVGGALWALVPAALKAWGKVSEILTTLLLNYVAVILLEQLYYGPWRDPAGFGFPGTAELPDAAILPRLWPSVLGRVHLGLLLALLFAPLLFWILRRTRFGFSVRVIGLSEKAARYARLSIPLRTLAVLCFSGALAGLAGAGEVAGIHQRLQEGLAVGIGYDGIIVAWLARGSPLGVPLAAAALGALFVGADQLQTSLGLPSSIGQVLEAALLFGYLAGEFLSRHRLEFGARQAASGGSDVH; encoded by the coding sequence ATGAGCCTCCTGCGCATAGTCCCCCGCGAGCGGCCCCTGGGCCCGCTCTTCAGCCTTTCCCTGGCCCTGGCCGCGGCCCTGGCGCTCGGCTGGATCATCTTCAGCGCGCTGGGCGTGGCCCCGGGCACGGCCTATCTGGCCATGGCCCAGGGCGCCTTCGGCTCCATGCAGGCCGTCTCGGAGATCCTGGTCAAGGCCACGCCGCTCATGCTCTGCGGCCTGGCCGTGGCCGTGGCCGCGCAGATGCTGCTGTGGAACGTGGGCTGCGAGGGGCAGCTGGTCATGGGCGGTGTCTTCGCCGCGGGCACGGCGCTCTTCTGGGGCAGCGGCCTGCCCGCGCCCGTGCTCGTGCCCCTCGAGCTCTGCATGGGCATGGTCGGCGGCGCGCTCTGGGCGCTCGTCCCGGCCGCGCTCAAGGCCTGGGGCAAGGTCAGCGAGATCCTGACCACGCTGCTGCTGAACTACGTGGCCGTGATCCTGCTCGAGCAGCTCTACTACGGCCCCTGGCGCGACCCGGCGGGCTTCGGCTTCCCCGGCACGGCCGAACTGCCAGACGCCGCCATCCTGCCCAGGCTCTGGCCCTCGGTCCTCGGCCGCGTGCACCTCGGCCTGCTCCTGGCGCTCCTCTTCGCGCCGCTGCTTTTCTGGATCCTGCGCCGCACGCGCTTCGGCTTCTCCGTGCGCGTCATCGGGCTCTCCGAGAAGGCCGCGCGCTACGCGCGCCTCTCCATCCCCCTGCGCACCCTGGCCGTGCTCTGCTTCTCCGGCGCCCTGGCCGGGCTCGCGGGCGCGGGCGAGGTGGCGGGCATCCATCAGCGCCTGCAGGAGGGCCTGGCCGTGGGCATCGGCTACGACGGCATCATCGTGGCCTGGCTCGCGCGCGGCAGCCCGCTGGGCGTGCCCCTGGCCGCGGCCGCGCTCGGCGCGCTCTTCGTGGGCGCGGACCAGCTCCAGACCTCGCTCGGCCTGCCCTCCAGCATCGGCCAGGTGCTCGAGGCCGCGCTCCTCTTCGGCTACCTGGCGGGTGAGTTCCTCTCGCGCCACCGCCTCGAGTTCGGCGCGCGGCAGGCCGCCTCCGGAGGCTCCGATGTTCACTGA